The Pelodiscus sinensis isolate JC-2024 chromosome 10, ASM4963464v1, whole genome shotgun sequence genome has a segment encoding these proteins:
- the IWS1 gene encoding protein IWS1 homolog isoform X2 produces the protein MEAEYYGGDQSDDGGATPVQDERDSGSDAEDDVNDQHSGSDNESIGHQSENEQSDGEDDGQTRDHHTTDSENEGTPKQKDSDSENEDPPNHNASDSENEGAHEVKDSDSDIEDHPIHNVSDSENEDALNHHASDSENEEPQKGHNSDSENEDPHKHLNSESENEDHQKGHASDSENEEPPKYVASDSENEEPPKHVASDSENEEPPKHVASDSENEEPPKHAASDSENEEPLKHAASDSENEEPPKHAASDSENEEPLKHAASDSENEAPPKHAASDSENEAPPKHAASDSENEALPKHAASDSENEAPPKHAASDSENEAPPKHAASDSENEESQKHPASDSENEDVPRLKQKIESDDSDAGNGEEAMQNDSRHSDSEQAGKGFHASDSEEEGPKRRKIADSDEEEERDEEKAVKRKAAVFSDSEDDDKTPAKKGRAVSDVEESESDTSEKSDKRKKNAIASDSEEEESKDNAVKKKEEKDLFGSDSESGNDQENLIADIFGESGDEEEEEFTGFNQEDLEEEKAEAGMKETADDSDSDDNIKRGKHMDFMSDFEMMLQRKKSMSGKRRRNRDGGTFISDADDVVSAMIVKMNEAAEEDRQLNTQKKPALKKLTLLPTVVMHLKKQDLKETFIDSGVMSAIKEWLSPLPDRSLPALKIREELLKILQELPSVSQETLKHSGIGRAVMYLYKHPKESRPNKDMAGKLINEWSRPIFGLTSNYKGMTREEREQRDLEQMPQRRRLSSSGGQTPRRDLEKVLTGEEKALRPGDPGFCARARVPMPSNKDYVVRPKWNVEMESSRYQSTSKKGVSRLDKQMRKFTDIRKKSRSAHAVKISIEGNKMPL, from the exons aatgAACAAAGTGATGGAGAAGATGATGGCCAAACTAGAGACCATCACACGACAGATTCTGAAAATGAAGGCACCCCAAAGCAAAAAGACAGTGATTCTGAAAATGAGGACCCTCCAAATCACAATGCCAGTGATTCAGAAAATGAAGGGGCTCATGAGGTCAAAGACAGTGATTCTGATATTGAGGACCATCCAATTCATAATGTAAGTGACTCTGAAAATGAAGATGCCTTAAATCACCATGCAAGTGACTCTGAAAACGAAGAACCTCAAAAAGGCCATAATAGTGATTCTGAAAATGAGGATCCCCATAAGCATCTGAATAGTGAATCAGAAAATGAGGACCATCAAAAAGGTCATGCAAGCGACTCTGAGAATGAGGAGCCCCCGAAATATGTAGCTAGCGACTCTGAGAATGAGGAGCCCCCGAAACATGTAGCTAGCGACTCTGAGAATGAGGAGCCACCGAAACATGTAGCCAGCGACTCTGAGAACGAGGAGCCACCGAAACATGCAGCCAGCGACTCTGAGAACGAGGAGCCCCTGAAACATGCAGCCAGCGACTCTGAGAACGAGGAGCCCCCGAAACATGCAGCCAGCGACTCTGAGAACGAGGAGCCCCTGAAACATGCAGCCAGCGACTCTGAGAACGAGGCGCCCCCGAAACATGCAGCCAGCGACTCTGAGAACGAGGCGCCCCCGAAACATGCAGCCAGCGACTCTGAGAACGAGGCGCTCCCGAAACATGCAGCCAGCGACTCTGAGAACGAGGCGCCCCCGAAACATGCAGCCAGCGACTCTGAGAACGAGGCGCCCCCGAAACATGCAGCCAGCGACTCTGAGAATGAGGAGTCTCAGAAACATCCTGCAAGTGACTCTGAGAATGAAGATGTTCCTAGACTCAAACAAAAAATAGAGTCTGATGACAGTGATGCAGGGAATGGGGAAGAGGCAATGCAGAATGATTCTCGGCATTCGGATAGCGAGCAGGCAGGAAAAGgatttcatgcatctgacagtGAGGAGGAAGGTCCTAAGAGACGGAAAATAGCAGATAGTGATGAAGAAGAGGAGAGAGATGAAGAGAAGGCTGTCAAGAGGAAAGCAGCTGTGTTTTCTGACAGTGAGGATGATGATAAAACAC CTGCAAAGAAAGGGCGTGCTGTCTCAGATGTGGAAGAATCTGAGAGTGATACATCAGAGAAATCTGATAAAAGAAAGAAGAATGCTATAGCATCAGATAGTGAGGAAGAAGAGAGCAAAGACAATGCTGTAAAGAAAAAGGAGGAGAAGGATCTTTTTGGGAGTGACAGTGAATCAGGGAATGATCAAGA GAACCTAATTGCAGATATATTTGGTGAGTCTGgtgatgaagaggaggaagaattTACA GGTTTTAACCAGGAGGATTTGGAAGAAGAAAAAGCCGAGGCAGGGATGAAAGAGACAGCAGATGATTCAGACTCTGATGACAACATCAAAAGAGGAAAACA TATGGACTTCATGTCAGATTTTGAGATGATGCTACAAAGGAAAAAGAGCATGAGTGGGAAGCGCAGACGGAACCGTGATGGTGGCACATTTATTAGTGATGCAGATGATGTCGTCAGTGCTATGATTGTTAAAATGAATGAAGCTGCAGAG GAAGATAGACAGCTGAATACCCAGAAGAAACCAGCGCTAAAAAAGCTAACTTTGCTACCAACTGTAGTTATGCACCTTAAAAA ACAGGACCTTAAGGAAACTTTCATTGACAGTGGTGTGATGTCGGCCATCAAAGAGTGGCTTTCCCCTCTTCCGGATCGGAGTCTGCCAGCACTAAAGATCCGCGAGGAACTCTTGAAGATTCTGCAAGAG CTGCCTAGTGTGAGCCAAGAGACACTGAAGCACAGTGGGATTGGGCGAGCTGTGATGTATCTCTACAAACACCCCAAGGAGTCAAGACCTAACAAGGACATGGCAGGGAAGCTAATAA ATGAATGGTCTCGCCCCATCTTTGGCCTTACCTCAAACTACAAAGGAATGACAAGGGAGGAAAGGGAGCAGAGGGATCTGGAGCAGATGCCTCAGCGAAGGAGATTGAGCAG CTCTGGTGGCCAGACCCCTCGCAGAGATCTGGAGAAGGTGCTAACAGGAGAAGAAAA AGCTCTTCGACCTGGTGATCCTGGATTCTGTGCTCGTGCAAGGGTTCCAATGCCCTCCAACAAGGATTATGTGGTCAGACCCAAGTGGAATGTGGAAATGGAATCTTCCAGG TACCAGAGCACCTCTAAGAAAGGGGTAAGTCGACTGGACAAACAGATGCGGAAGTTCACAGATATCAGGAAAAAAAGCAGATCAGCTCATGCAGTGAAAATCAGCATTGAAGGCAATAAGATGCCATTGTGA
- the IWS1 gene encoding protein IWS1 homolog isoform X3, translating to MEAEYYGGDQSDDGGATPVQDERDSGSDAEDDVNDQHSGSDNESIGHQSENEQSDGEDDGQTRDHHTTDSENEGTPKQKDSDSENEDPPNHNASDSENEGAHEVKDSDSDIEDHPIHNVSDSENEDALNHHASDSENEEPQKGHNSDSENEDPHKHLNSESENEDHQKGHASDSENEEPPKYVASDSENEEPPKHVASDSENEEPPKHVASDSENEEPPKHAASDSENEEPLKHAASDSENEEPPKHAASDSENEEPLKHAASDSENEAPPKHAASDSENEAPPKHAASDSENEALPKHAASDSENEAPPKHAASDSENEAPPKHAASDSENEESQKHPASDSENEDVPRLKQKIESDDSDAGNGEEAMQNDSRHSDSEQAGKGFHASDSEEEGPKRRKIADSDEEEERDEEKAVKRKAAVFSDSEDDDKTPAAKKGRAVSDVEESESDTSEKSDKRKKNAIASDSEEEESKDNAVKKKEEKDLFGSDSESGNDQENLIADIFGESGDEEEEEFTGFNQEDLEEEKAEAGMKETADDSDSDDNIKRGKHMDFMSDFEMMLQRKKSMSGKRRRNRDGGTFISDADDVVSAMIVKMNEAAEEDRQLNTQKKPALKKLTLLPTVVMHLKKQDLKETFIDSGVMSAIKEWLSPLPDRSLPALKIREELLKILQELPSVSQETLKHSGIGRAVMYLYKHPKESRPNKDMAGKLINEWSRPIFGLTSNYKGMTREEREQRDLEQMPQRRRLSSSGGQTPRRDLEKVLTGEEKALRPGDPGFCARARVPMPSNKDYVVRPKWNVEMESSRLGTVKKGLSRLEKHKRRFAEQKRLSKVHRAIKFSIEGNRMPL from the exons aatgAACAAAGTGATGGAGAAGATGATGGCCAAACTAGAGACCATCACACGACAGATTCTGAAAATGAAGGCACCCCAAAGCAAAAAGACAGTGATTCTGAAAATGAGGACCCTCCAAATCACAATGCCAGTGATTCAGAAAATGAAGGGGCTCATGAGGTCAAAGACAGTGATTCTGATATTGAGGACCATCCAATTCATAATGTAAGTGACTCTGAAAATGAAGATGCCTTAAATCACCATGCAAGTGACTCTGAAAACGAAGAACCTCAAAAAGGCCATAATAGTGATTCTGAAAATGAGGATCCCCATAAGCATCTGAATAGTGAATCAGAAAATGAGGACCATCAAAAAGGTCATGCAAGCGACTCTGAGAATGAGGAGCCCCCGAAATATGTAGCTAGCGACTCTGAGAATGAGGAGCCCCCGAAACATGTAGCTAGCGACTCTGAGAATGAGGAGCCACCGAAACATGTAGCCAGCGACTCTGAGAACGAGGAGCCACCGAAACATGCAGCCAGCGACTCTGAGAACGAGGAGCCCCTGAAACATGCAGCCAGCGACTCTGAGAACGAGGAGCCCCCGAAACATGCAGCCAGCGACTCTGAGAACGAGGAGCCCCTGAAACATGCAGCCAGCGACTCTGAGAACGAGGCGCCCCCGAAACATGCAGCCAGCGACTCTGAGAACGAGGCGCCCCCGAAACATGCAGCCAGCGACTCTGAGAACGAGGCGCTCCCGAAACATGCAGCCAGCGACTCTGAGAACGAGGCGCCCCCGAAACATGCAGCCAGCGACTCTGAGAACGAGGCGCCCCCGAAACATGCAGCCAGCGACTCTGAGAATGAGGAGTCTCAGAAACATCCTGCAAGTGACTCTGAGAATGAAGATGTTCCTAGACTCAAACAAAAAATAGAGTCTGATGACAGTGATGCAGGGAATGGGGAAGAGGCAATGCAGAATGATTCTCGGCATTCGGATAGCGAGCAGGCAGGAAAAGgatttcatgcatctgacagtGAGGAGGAAGGTCCTAAGAGACGGAAAATAGCAGATAGTGATGAAGAAGAGGAGAGAGATGAAGAGAAGGCTGTCAAGAGGAAAGCAGCTGTGTTTTCTGACAGTGAGGATGATGATAAAACAC CAGCTGCAAAGAAAGGGCGTGCTGTCTCAGATGTGGAAGAATCTGAGAGTGATACATCAGAGAAATCTGATAAAAGAAAGAAGAATGCTATAGCATCAGATAGTGAGGAAGAAGAGAGCAAAGACAATGCTGTAAAGAAAAAGGAGGAGAAGGATCTTTTTGGGAGTGACAGTGAATCAGGGAATGATCAAGA GAACCTAATTGCAGATATATTTGGTGAGTCTGgtgatgaagaggaggaagaattTACA GGTTTTAACCAGGAGGATTTGGAAGAAGAAAAAGCCGAGGCAGGGATGAAAGAGACAGCAGATGATTCAGACTCTGATGACAACATCAAAAGAGGAAAACA TATGGACTTCATGTCAGATTTTGAGATGATGCTACAAAGGAAAAAGAGCATGAGTGGGAAGCGCAGACGGAACCGTGATGGTGGCACATTTATTAGTGATGCAGATGATGTCGTCAGTGCTATGATTGTTAAAATGAATGAAGCTGCAGAG GAAGATAGACAGCTGAATACCCAGAAGAAACCAGCGCTAAAAAAGCTAACTTTGCTACCAACTGTAGTTATGCACCTTAAAAA ACAGGACCTTAAGGAAACTTTCATTGACAGTGGTGTGATGTCGGCCATCAAAGAGTGGCTTTCCCCTCTTCCGGATCGGAGTCTGCCAGCACTAAAGATCCGCGAGGAACTCTTGAAGATTCTGCAAGAG CTGCCTAGTGTGAGCCAAGAGACACTGAAGCACAGTGGGATTGGGCGAGCTGTGATGTATCTCTACAAACACCCCAAGGAGTCAAGACCTAACAAGGACATGGCAGGGAAGCTAATAA ATGAATGGTCTCGCCCCATCTTTGGCCTTACCTCAAACTACAAAGGAATGACAAGGGAGGAAAGGGAGCAGAGGGATCTGGAGCAGATGCCTCAGCGAAGGAGATTGAGCAG CTCTGGTGGCCAGACCCCTCGCAGAGATCTGGAGAAGGTGCTAACAGGAGAAGAAAA AGCTCTTCGACCTGGTGATCCTGGATTCTGTGCTCGTGCAAGGGTTCCAATGCCCTCCAACAAGGATTATGTGGTCAGACCCAAGTGGAATGTGGAAATGGAATCTTCCAGG CTCGGAACAGTTAAAAAGGGGCTTAGTCGCTTGGAAAAGCACAAGAGACGATTTGCTGAACAGAAACGACTTAGCAAAGTGCATCGGGCCATCAAGTTCAGCATTGAAGGCAACAGGATGCCCCTGTAG
- the IWS1 gene encoding protein IWS1 homolog isoform X4, with protein sequence MEAEYYGGDQSDDGGATPVQDERDSGSDAEDDVNDQHSGSDNESIGHQSENEQSDGEDDGQTRDHHTTDSENEGTPKQKDSDSENEDPPNHNASDSENEGAHEVKDSDSDIEDHPIHNVSDSENEDALNHHASDSENEEPQKGHNSDSENEDPHKHLNSESENEDHQKGHASDSENEEPPKYVASDSENEEPPKHVASDSENEEPPKHVASDSENEEPPKHAASDSENEEPLKHAASDSENEEPPKHAASDSENEEPLKHAASDSENEAPPKHAASDSENEAPPKHAASDSENEALPKHAASDSENEAPPKHAASDSENEAPPKHAASDSENEESQKHPASDSENEDVPRLKQKIESDDSDAGNGEEAMQNDSRHSDSEQAGKGFHASDSEEEGPKRRKIADSDEEEERDEEKAVKRKAAVFSDSEDDDKTPAKKGRAVSDVEESESDTSEKSDKRKKNAIASDSEEEESKDNAVKKKEEKDLFGSDSESGNDQENLIADIFGESGDEEEEEFTGFNQEDLEEEKAEAGMKETADDSDSDDNIKRGKHMDFMSDFEMMLQRKKSMSGKRRRNRDGGTFISDADDVVSAMIVKMNEAAEEDRQLNTQKKPALKKLTLLPTVVMHLKKQDLKETFIDSGVMSAIKEWLSPLPDRSLPALKIREELLKILQELPSVSQETLKHSGIGRAVMYLYKHPKESRPNKDMAGKLINEWSRPIFGLTSNYKGMTREEREQRDLEQMPQRRRLSSSGGQTPRRDLEKVLTGEEKALRPGDPGFCARARVPMPSNKDYVVRPKWNVEMESSRLGTVKKGLSRLEKHKRRFAEQKRLSKVHRAIKFSIEGNRMPL encoded by the exons aatgAACAAAGTGATGGAGAAGATGATGGCCAAACTAGAGACCATCACACGACAGATTCTGAAAATGAAGGCACCCCAAAGCAAAAAGACAGTGATTCTGAAAATGAGGACCCTCCAAATCACAATGCCAGTGATTCAGAAAATGAAGGGGCTCATGAGGTCAAAGACAGTGATTCTGATATTGAGGACCATCCAATTCATAATGTAAGTGACTCTGAAAATGAAGATGCCTTAAATCACCATGCAAGTGACTCTGAAAACGAAGAACCTCAAAAAGGCCATAATAGTGATTCTGAAAATGAGGATCCCCATAAGCATCTGAATAGTGAATCAGAAAATGAGGACCATCAAAAAGGTCATGCAAGCGACTCTGAGAATGAGGAGCCCCCGAAATATGTAGCTAGCGACTCTGAGAATGAGGAGCCCCCGAAACATGTAGCTAGCGACTCTGAGAATGAGGAGCCACCGAAACATGTAGCCAGCGACTCTGAGAACGAGGAGCCACCGAAACATGCAGCCAGCGACTCTGAGAACGAGGAGCCCCTGAAACATGCAGCCAGCGACTCTGAGAACGAGGAGCCCCCGAAACATGCAGCCAGCGACTCTGAGAACGAGGAGCCCCTGAAACATGCAGCCAGCGACTCTGAGAACGAGGCGCCCCCGAAACATGCAGCCAGCGACTCTGAGAACGAGGCGCCCCCGAAACATGCAGCCAGCGACTCTGAGAACGAGGCGCTCCCGAAACATGCAGCCAGCGACTCTGAGAACGAGGCGCCCCCGAAACATGCAGCCAGCGACTCTGAGAACGAGGCGCCCCCGAAACATGCAGCCAGCGACTCTGAGAATGAGGAGTCTCAGAAACATCCTGCAAGTGACTCTGAGAATGAAGATGTTCCTAGACTCAAACAAAAAATAGAGTCTGATGACAGTGATGCAGGGAATGGGGAAGAGGCAATGCAGAATGATTCTCGGCATTCGGATAGCGAGCAGGCAGGAAAAGgatttcatgcatctgacagtGAGGAGGAAGGTCCTAAGAGACGGAAAATAGCAGATAGTGATGAAGAAGAGGAGAGAGATGAAGAGAAGGCTGTCAAGAGGAAAGCAGCTGTGTTTTCTGACAGTGAGGATGATGATAAAACAC CTGCAAAGAAAGGGCGTGCTGTCTCAGATGTGGAAGAATCTGAGAGTGATACATCAGAGAAATCTGATAAAAGAAAGAAGAATGCTATAGCATCAGATAGTGAGGAAGAAGAGAGCAAAGACAATGCTGTAAAGAAAAAGGAGGAGAAGGATCTTTTTGGGAGTGACAGTGAATCAGGGAATGATCAAGA GAACCTAATTGCAGATATATTTGGTGAGTCTGgtgatgaagaggaggaagaattTACA GGTTTTAACCAGGAGGATTTGGAAGAAGAAAAAGCCGAGGCAGGGATGAAAGAGACAGCAGATGATTCAGACTCTGATGACAACATCAAAAGAGGAAAACA TATGGACTTCATGTCAGATTTTGAGATGATGCTACAAAGGAAAAAGAGCATGAGTGGGAAGCGCAGACGGAACCGTGATGGTGGCACATTTATTAGTGATGCAGATGATGTCGTCAGTGCTATGATTGTTAAAATGAATGAAGCTGCAGAG GAAGATAGACAGCTGAATACCCAGAAGAAACCAGCGCTAAAAAAGCTAACTTTGCTACCAACTGTAGTTATGCACCTTAAAAA ACAGGACCTTAAGGAAACTTTCATTGACAGTGGTGTGATGTCGGCCATCAAAGAGTGGCTTTCCCCTCTTCCGGATCGGAGTCTGCCAGCACTAAAGATCCGCGAGGAACTCTTGAAGATTCTGCAAGAG CTGCCTAGTGTGAGCCAAGAGACACTGAAGCACAGTGGGATTGGGCGAGCTGTGATGTATCTCTACAAACACCCCAAGGAGTCAAGACCTAACAAGGACATGGCAGGGAAGCTAATAA ATGAATGGTCTCGCCCCATCTTTGGCCTTACCTCAAACTACAAAGGAATGACAAGGGAGGAAAGGGAGCAGAGGGATCTGGAGCAGATGCCTCAGCGAAGGAGATTGAGCAG CTCTGGTGGCCAGACCCCTCGCAGAGATCTGGAGAAGGTGCTAACAGGAGAAGAAAA AGCTCTTCGACCTGGTGATCCTGGATTCTGTGCTCGTGCAAGGGTTCCAATGCCCTCCAACAAGGATTATGTGGTCAGACCCAAGTGGAATGTGGAAATGGAATCTTCCAGG CTCGGAACAGTTAAAAAGGGGCTTAGTCGCTTGGAAAAGCACAAGAGACGATTTGCTGAACAGAAACGACTTAGCAAAGTGCATCGGGCCATCAAGTTCAGCATTGAAGGCAACAGGATGCCCCTGTAG
- the IWS1 gene encoding protein IWS1 homolog isoform X1 yields the protein MEAEYYGGDQSDDGGATPVQDERDSGSDAEDDVNDQHSGSDNESIGHQSENEQSDGEDDGQTRDHHTTDSENEGTPKQKDSDSENEDPPNHNASDSENEGAHEVKDSDSDIEDHPIHNVSDSENEDALNHHASDSENEEPQKGHNSDSENEDPHKHLNSESENEDHQKGHASDSENEEPPKYVASDSENEEPPKHVASDSENEEPPKHVASDSENEEPPKHAASDSENEEPLKHAASDSENEEPPKHAASDSENEEPLKHAASDSENEAPPKHAASDSENEAPPKHAASDSENEALPKHAASDSENEAPPKHAASDSENEAPPKHAASDSENEESQKHPASDSENEDVPRLKQKIESDDSDAGNGEEAMQNDSRHSDSEQAGKGFHASDSEEEGPKRRKIADSDEEEERDEEKAVKRKAAVFSDSEDDDKTPAAKKGRAVSDVEESESDTSEKSDKRKKNAIASDSEEEESKDNAVKKKEEKDLFGSDSESGNDQENLIADIFGESGDEEEEEFTGFNQEDLEEEKAEAGMKETADDSDSDDNIKRGKHMDFMSDFEMMLQRKKSMSGKRRRNRDGGTFISDADDVVSAMIVKMNEAAEEDRQLNTQKKPALKKLTLLPTVVMHLKKQDLKETFIDSGVMSAIKEWLSPLPDRSLPALKIREELLKILQELPSVSQETLKHSGIGRAVMYLYKHPKESRPNKDMAGKLINEWSRPIFGLTSNYKGMTREEREQRDLEQMPQRRRLSSSGGQTPRRDLEKVLTGEEKALRPGDPGFCARARVPMPSNKDYVVRPKWNVEMESSRYQSTSKKGVSRLDKQMRKFTDIRKKSRSAHAVKISIEGNKMPL from the exons aatgAACAAAGTGATGGAGAAGATGATGGCCAAACTAGAGACCATCACACGACAGATTCTGAAAATGAAGGCACCCCAAAGCAAAAAGACAGTGATTCTGAAAATGAGGACCCTCCAAATCACAATGCCAGTGATTCAGAAAATGAAGGGGCTCATGAGGTCAAAGACAGTGATTCTGATATTGAGGACCATCCAATTCATAATGTAAGTGACTCTGAAAATGAAGATGCCTTAAATCACCATGCAAGTGACTCTGAAAACGAAGAACCTCAAAAAGGCCATAATAGTGATTCTGAAAATGAGGATCCCCATAAGCATCTGAATAGTGAATCAGAAAATGAGGACCATCAAAAAGGTCATGCAAGCGACTCTGAGAATGAGGAGCCCCCGAAATATGTAGCTAGCGACTCTGAGAATGAGGAGCCCCCGAAACATGTAGCTAGCGACTCTGAGAATGAGGAGCCACCGAAACATGTAGCCAGCGACTCTGAGAACGAGGAGCCACCGAAACATGCAGCCAGCGACTCTGAGAACGAGGAGCCCCTGAAACATGCAGCCAGCGACTCTGAGAACGAGGAGCCCCCGAAACATGCAGCCAGCGACTCTGAGAACGAGGAGCCCCTGAAACATGCAGCCAGCGACTCTGAGAACGAGGCGCCCCCGAAACATGCAGCCAGCGACTCTGAGAACGAGGCGCCCCCGAAACATGCAGCCAGCGACTCTGAGAACGAGGCGCTCCCGAAACATGCAGCCAGCGACTCTGAGAACGAGGCGCCCCCGAAACATGCAGCCAGCGACTCTGAGAACGAGGCGCCCCCGAAACATGCAGCCAGCGACTCTGAGAATGAGGAGTCTCAGAAACATCCTGCAAGTGACTCTGAGAATGAAGATGTTCCTAGACTCAAACAAAAAATAGAGTCTGATGACAGTGATGCAGGGAATGGGGAAGAGGCAATGCAGAATGATTCTCGGCATTCGGATAGCGAGCAGGCAGGAAAAGgatttcatgcatctgacagtGAGGAGGAAGGTCCTAAGAGACGGAAAATAGCAGATAGTGATGAAGAAGAGGAGAGAGATGAAGAGAAGGCTGTCAAGAGGAAAGCAGCTGTGTTTTCTGACAGTGAGGATGATGATAAAACAC CAGCTGCAAAGAAAGGGCGTGCTGTCTCAGATGTGGAAGAATCTGAGAGTGATACATCAGAGAAATCTGATAAAAGAAAGAAGAATGCTATAGCATCAGATAGTGAGGAAGAAGAGAGCAAAGACAATGCTGTAAAGAAAAAGGAGGAGAAGGATCTTTTTGGGAGTGACAGTGAATCAGGGAATGATCAAGA GAACCTAATTGCAGATATATTTGGTGAGTCTGgtgatgaagaggaggaagaattTACA GGTTTTAACCAGGAGGATTTGGAAGAAGAAAAAGCCGAGGCAGGGATGAAAGAGACAGCAGATGATTCAGACTCTGATGACAACATCAAAAGAGGAAAACA TATGGACTTCATGTCAGATTTTGAGATGATGCTACAAAGGAAAAAGAGCATGAGTGGGAAGCGCAGACGGAACCGTGATGGTGGCACATTTATTAGTGATGCAGATGATGTCGTCAGTGCTATGATTGTTAAAATGAATGAAGCTGCAGAG GAAGATAGACAGCTGAATACCCAGAAGAAACCAGCGCTAAAAAAGCTAACTTTGCTACCAACTGTAGTTATGCACCTTAAAAA ACAGGACCTTAAGGAAACTTTCATTGACAGTGGTGTGATGTCGGCCATCAAAGAGTGGCTTTCCCCTCTTCCGGATCGGAGTCTGCCAGCACTAAAGATCCGCGAGGAACTCTTGAAGATTCTGCAAGAG CTGCCTAGTGTGAGCCAAGAGACACTGAAGCACAGTGGGATTGGGCGAGCTGTGATGTATCTCTACAAACACCCCAAGGAGTCAAGACCTAACAAGGACATGGCAGGGAAGCTAATAA ATGAATGGTCTCGCCCCATCTTTGGCCTTACCTCAAACTACAAAGGAATGACAAGGGAGGAAAGGGAGCAGAGGGATCTGGAGCAGATGCCTCAGCGAAGGAGATTGAGCAG CTCTGGTGGCCAGACCCCTCGCAGAGATCTGGAGAAGGTGCTAACAGGAGAAGAAAA AGCTCTTCGACCTGGTGATCCTGGATTCTGTGCTCGTGCAAGGGTTCCAATGCCCTCCAACAAGGATTATGTGGTCAGACCCAAGTGGAATGTGGAAATGGAATCTTCCAGG TACCAGAGCACCTCTAAGAAAGGGGTAAGTCGACTGGACAAACAGATGCGGAAGTTCACAGATATCAGGAAAAAAAGCAGATCAGCTCATGCAGTGAAAATCAGCATTGAAGGCAATAAGATGCCATTGTGA